The Acinetobacter chinensis genomic sequence AACTGCAGTCGTAAACCTGCTGAATCAGGCGTACAGAGAAGAATCCTCATCATGGACAACTGAATATGGTCTGGTCAATGGTGCAAGGATTAATGAACAGCAGCTGGACAGTTTTACAGGCGATATCCGTAACCACTTTTATGTCATGGAACAGGCGTATCTAAATGACGCAACTGTTTCCATAATTGGTTGTATTGGGATTACGGAACTTCATCAGGCCGTGGAAATAGGGACTTTCTGTGTAAAACCGAGGAGGCAGAACTCGGGGCTTGGAAAAGTGCTGCTGGAATTTGCAGAGCAGACAGTGCTGAATGAGTTTGATGCAATCAATGAATTTCAGATGTATGTCCTGGATGTCAGGGCAGAACTGATAGAATACTATGCACGCCGAGGCTATGTACAAACAGGTATTACAGAAGAATATCCTGTGCATGCAGATGTAGGTGTTCCATTACAGTCCATCATGTTGCTTCAGTTGAAAAAAACAGTCGAAAAATAAAAACCGTTCTGATGAATAAAAAGATGCCAGAAGTAAGCTGTCCTCCTGGCATTGATTGGAAAAGTTTCAGAATGACTGAAATTTTAAACGGCAAGCTGATCTTTGATGACATTCCATAGGTTCTGATGAGATTTACGGAACATCAGCATGTGTCCAATACTTTTGTGATTATATGCTTCCGGTTTGAGCTCAATCATTCTGGTTTCTGCATTTGGATAAAGTCGGAGCAGATCTTTGACATTGGCTTCGGTTGCAATCTCATCGTCAGTTGACCATAGAGCAGTCACAGGGATGGTAATCTGGTCATGATAATGTTCAGTGACAGTTTTTCCAATCGCATTCATGACATAACCTGGCTTGCTGCAGAACTGCGCCCATTCTCTTGCAACATCTTTGGGCAGATTTTCACCCATACCGACAGCTTTGGTTGGTCCATAGCCAATGGTGTAACGTGCAGCAGGGAAAACCAGTTTAAAGAATATAGGTGCCATAATGCGGGTCTGACCTTTCAGTCCTTTGATATGACCAGTTGAGCCTGATACAGCAATGACTTTGGCGACTTGTTGATAGTCAGGGTTAATGCCCAGCAGCTGACCGCCTGCACTGTGTCCCAGCAGTATGATTTTGTCTGAGTGGGTTTTTTCCAGTAAAACCTTCTGAGCCGCAGGAATATCAAGCTGTCCCCACTGGCTGATTGAAGCTGTAGACTTACTGACTGGACCATAAAGTGACTCACCAATGCCCCTAAAGTCAAAGCTTAGTACATTAAAACCCTGTAAGCTCAGCCATTCAGCAAATGCATGATAAAAACCCTTGGTGATACCTGTGGCGGGGCATAACAGGACGGGGTAGGGTTGCTGGGGAGCATCTGTGCTTGCTGCATAATAGTTAGCGCTTAAAATATAATTATCCTGGCAACGGATTTGGAGTATTTCTGGATTTGTCATCATTCAGTATGTTCTGTTGAGGAATTTATGGATACTTTACACAAGTTCCAAAAAGAAACTTGTAAAAGTAAATGACTGAAAAGTCAGACTGGAAAAATCATTATAAAAAGGAAGGTATATGGACGGATTACAACTGGCGTTGTCTATAAGACTGGCTATCGTTTTCAGTGGGATATTTTTATGGGTGGGGATGCTGACAGGTGTCTGGAAATATTTACAGATCAGGCAGTCAGAACAGTCCAGAGCGCATTATTATGTTGATATCGCACATCGGAGCAGTCTGCTTTATGCACCTGCATCACTGATTCTGGCAGTATTAAGCTATTTTTCAGTCTGGACTGAATTATGGAATCTGGTGTTTGTAGTACTGAATCTGATCTTTTTCAGCTTTTCAGTTTTAAGCTATATATTACACGGCTTACTCAAAGATACGACTAATCAGTTCAGAACACCTCATCAGATGGGGCGGTTTCACCTGCCGACATGGATGATGACTTTTGCAATGCTGTTACTTGTACTGGCAGAGGTTGGTGCGACAGGAATGCTGTTACTTGGATCAGCGATTACACTGTTGTAATGCAGGCAGAATGAATGATGAATACGTTTGAATGGAATGATAAGAAGGGTGGTTAATTAAAAAACGATTTTTATTGTTTTTTTGAAGATGGATGATAAATCATCCATCTTTTTATTCAGCTAATTGCGCTTTTTGCTGTTTACGATGTTTATGGTCAACGACGTCCCAAGCATAAAAAGCAAAAGAGACCAGAACTGCATAAAGGAAAAATTCAGGTTTGAGATTACTTTGAATCAGCCCATGAATCAGTATCATCAGCATAAGACCAAAAGTGGTGCTCAAATAAATAATTAAACTTTTATTTGTCTTCAGAGCGTTAATGAAGACTTGCTTGTTGAAATGTATTGATAACATCTCCATCCCTCCTGTGGTAATCACTAAAACTGAGTGTTTTAGTCAGTTTTCATACTATTGTTGTACTTCTTATTGAAAGGTATTTCAATAGTTGATGTCATTATTTTGTAAGAAAAGTATGCTACATCATAAAATCTGTATGTTTGCTTTATTTTTTACAAAATATGAGTCATTTTTTAGTGATATATGTAAGTAAAAGTAAACATTTCCGTGTTCACATAAAGACTATAGCTTAAGTTTTATGCTTTGTGAATTGGCTGGATATTAATCTTTGGTCTTATAAATTGCTAATTTAATGAAATTTTTACACGGACATTTAAAATGTGGGAAAATCAGTGCAGTTATTCTTTGTTTAGATTATTTTGCCTGTAAATCTGCCATGCAGTTTTATGGTGCTGTTTTTATCAGATCAGACAGGAGCGTATATCTTTTCTGCACGAACTGGCAGTCATTGTTTTACAGTGCCTGTGTTCGGCACGTATAATGTGCCAAATTTTTTGAGTGATGGGAAAAGAATTGTGAGTATTATTGTTGCCCTGGATGCAAAAAGCCAGAATGATGCTTTAGCTATCGCAGATCAGCTTGATCCATCACTGTGTCGTGTAAAAGTGGGTAAAGAACTGTTTACTCATGAAGGTGCTTCAATTGTGAAGGCATTGCACAACAGAGGTTTTGAAGTTTTCCTTGATCTTAAATTTCATGATATTCCGAATACAACCGCTCAGGCTGTCTGTGCAGCAGCAGATATGGGTGTGTGGATGGTTAATGTTCATGCTTCTGGTGGACGCAAAATGATGGAAACCTGTGTTGAACGTTTAAAAGCAGGCAACTATCAGACTCAGTTAATTGCGGTCACTGTTCTGACTTCAATGGGTCGTGAAGATTTACGTGATATTGGTCTGGATATTGAGCCTTTTGAACAGGTACAGCGTCTTGCAAAACTGACAAAAGAAAGTGGGCTGGATGGTGTGGTCTGCTCAGCACAGGAAGCAAAAATGCTTCGTGAACAGCTTGGCGCAGATTTTTCACTGGTGACTCCAGGGATTCGCCCTGAGGGTTCAGATGCGGATGATCAGAAACGTATTGTGACACCTAAACAGGCGATGCTTGATGGTTCAACACACTTGGTGATTGGACGTCCGGTGACTAAGTCTGCAAATCCTGGTCAG encodes the following:
- a CDS encoding GNAT family N-acetyltransferase, which codes for MTDFKIRKFAEQDKTAVVNLLNQAYREESSSWTTEYGLVNGARINEQQLDSFTGDIRNHFYVMEQAYLNDATVSIIGCIGITELHQAVEIGTFCVKPRRQNSGLGKVLLEFAEQTVLNEFDAINEFQMYVLDVRAELIEYYARRGYVQTGITEEYPVHADVGVPLQSIMLLQLKKTVEK
- a CDS encoding alpha/beta hydrolase family protein — translated: MTNPEILQIRCQDNYILSANYYAASTDAPQQPYPVLLCPATGITKGFYHAFAEWLSLQGFNVLSFDFRGIGESLYGPVSKSTASISQWGQLDIPAAQKVLLEKTHSDKIILLGHSAGGQLLGINPDYQQVAKVIAVSGSTGHIKGLKGQTRIMAPIFFKLVFPAARYTIGYGPTKAVGMGENLPKDVAREWAQFCSKPGYVMNAIGKTVTEHYHDQITIPVTALWSTDDEIATEANVKDLLRLYPNAETRMIELKPEAYNHKSIGHMLMFRKSHQNLWNVIKDQLAV
- the pyrF gene encoding orotidine-5'-phosphate decarboxylase gives rise to the protein MSIIVALDAKSQNDALAIADQLDPSLCRVKVGKELFTHEGASIVKALHNRGFEVFLDLKFHDIPNTTAQAVCAAADMGVWMVNVHASGGRKMMETCVERLKAGNYQTQLIAVTVLTSMGREDLRDIGLDIEPFEQVQRLAKLTKESGLDGVVCSAQEAKMLREQLGADFSLVTPGIRPEGSDADDQKRIVTPKQAMLDGSTHLVIGRPVTKSANPGQTLKDILATL